In Numidum massiliense, a single genomic region encodes these proteins:
- a CDS encoding DUF1811 family protein, translating into MDRFSQMNRDELIQETERLRQEADQKLRAGRFYEVNVLEQQYYFAKSYLVNPKHIVPGTVYHIHGEAGVFKVTYINGVMAWGYLNNEEPERAFPLGRLYQPDY; encoded by the coding sequence GTGGATCGATTTAGCCAAATGAATCGCGATGAACTTATCCAAGAAACTGAGCGCCTACGCCAAGAGGCAGACCAGAAGCTGCGCGCCGGTAGGTTTTATGAGGTGAATGTGCTCGAACAGCAATATTACTTTGCAAAATCGTACCTCGTCAACCCGAAGCACATCGTGCCCGGAACGGTTTACCACATTCACGGCGAGGCTGGCGTTTTTAAAGTAACGTACATTAACGGGGTAATGGCTTGGGGTTACCTCAACAACGAGGAACCGGAACGCGCCTTCCCACTTGGCCGCCTTTACCAACCCGACTATTAA
- a CDS encoding alkaline phosphatase family protein translates to MAVLLLFIDGVGLGDRASYNPWYALPTPHVNRLLDGQSLTKEAVGSYADGVQLVATDTLLGVPGLPQSATGQATIFTGRNAPKFLQRHMSGLPFQRLRQFVREDNLYLQLERAGLRPTFANAYTEEYFARPATKRGWMSVSTVAIDSAAAPLRFTQHLLQNRALFHDLTRAYLRQLRPDIAEVTPEEAAEHALALVSDYDLVVHEYFLSDVAGHKQVPGMIENVVDTYDRFLGHIAKGKRREDTVILVSDHGNSEDFRRRTHTMNEVPTLIVGPVPPLGEEGRASWDLTRIVPLIRRVLDVEHLQVN, encoded by the coding sequence ATGGCAGTCTTACTGTTATTTATCGATGGCGTCGGCTTAGGCGACCGCGCATCGTACAATCCGTGGTACGCGTTGCCGACGCCGCACGTAAACCGCTTGTTGGACGGGCAGTCGCTAACGAAAGAGGCTGTCGGTTCGTATGCGGACGGGGTGCAGCTCGTCGCGACCGATACGCTGTTAGGCGTCCCTGGGTTACCGCAAAGTGCGACGGGTCAGGCGACAATTTTTACCGGGAGAAACGCGCCTAAGTTTTTACAAAGGCATATGAGCGGCTTGCCGTTTCAACGTTTGCGCCAGTTCGTGCGCGAAGACAACTTGTACTTACAGTTGGAGCGCGCCGGGCTGCGGCCGACGTTTGCCAACGCGTATACGGAGGAGTACTTTGCCCGTCCGGCGACGAAGCGAGGCTGGATGTCGGTATCGACAGTAGCGATCGACAGTGCAGCGGCACCGCTGCGCTTCACGCAGCATTTGCTCCAAAACCGTGCGCTCTTCCACGATTTGACGCGGGCGTATCTACGCCAGCTTCGTCCCGACATTGCGGAGGTCACACCGGAAGAGGCGGCGGAGCACGCGCTCGCGCTCGTCTCGGACTACGACCTCGTCGTGCATGAATATTTTTTGAGTGACGTCGCTGGCCACAAACAGGTGCCGGGGATGATCGAGAACGTCGTCGATACGTACGACCGCTTTCTCGGGCACATCGCAAAGGGCAAGCGACGCGAAGACACAGTTATTTTGGTCAGTGACCACGGAAACAGTGAAGACTTTCGCCGGCGCACGCACACGATGAACGAAGTTCCCACGTTAATCGTCGGACCGGTTCCGCCGCTCGGCGAGGAAGGGCGAGCGAGTTGGGATTTGACGCGCATTGTGCCACTCATTCGTCGCGTGCTCGACGTCGAACACCTACAAGTAAATTGA
- the fabI gene encoding enoyl-ACP reductase FabI yields the protein MTKLMDGKRFVVMGVANHRSIAWAIAQAMHEAGATLAFTYLGEREEKKLRELIAKAQMDDALLLPCNVTNDGDIAHAFQTIGDKWGTIHGLAHCIAFAKTDDLKDGYVNTSRDGYALAQDISAYSLVAVARAARPLMREGGSILTMTYMGSERVIPNYNVMGIAKSALEMSVRYLAYDLGEDNIRVNAVSAGPIRTLAAKGIKDFSTMIHHVAEKAPLKRTVEVTEVANTALFLASDLSSGITGEVVHVDGGYNIMGM from the coding sequence ATGACAAAATTAATGGATGGTAAGCGGTTTGTCGTGATGGGAGTCGCCAATCACCGTAGCATCGCTTGGGCGATTGCGCAAGCGATGCACGAAGCAGGGGCGACGCTCGCTTTTACATATTTGGGTGAACGGGAAGAGAAAAAACTGCGCGAGTTGATCGCAAAGGCGCAAATGGACGATGCGCTACTACTGCCGTGCAACGTGACGAACGACGGAGATATCGCTCACGCGTTTCAAACGATTGGCGACAAGTGGGGCACGATTCACGGGTTAGCGCACTGTATCGCTTTTGCTAAAACGGACGATTTAAAAGACGGCTACGTGAACACGTCGCGCGACGGCTACGCACTCGCACAAGACATTAGCGCGTACTCCTTAGTCGCCGTGGCACGGGCTGCCCGTCCACTCATGCGCGAAGGCGGCAGTATTTTGACGATGACCTACATGGGCTCGGAACGGGTCATTCCTAACTACAACGTGATGGGGATCGCTAAGTCGGCCTTGGAGATGAGCGTCCGTTACTTAGCGTACGATTTAGGAGAAGACAACATCCGCGTGAACGCCGTTTCTGCCGGGCCGATTCGCACGCTCGCAGCGAAAGGGATTAAAGATTTTAGTACGATGATCCATCACGTGGCGGAAAAAGCGCCGCTCAAACGGACGGTTGAAGTGACGGAAGTTGCCAACACGGCGCTGTTTTTAGCGAGCGATTTATCTTCGGGCATTACCGGTGAAGTGGTGCACGTCGACGGCGGATACAACATTATGGGCATGTAA
- the speD gene encoding adenosylmethionine decarboxylase, with translation MEQVFSTFGRHVAVDTWGVDFLKLNDVRYLEQQLVQAAQVCGATVLSTQSKQFEPQGVTVLVMLSESHLSIHTYPEKGFAAIDCYTCGTSVDPQDAIDYVLTALQPSERYSHTLIRGQGPIEVMAVAPTERVAAEA, from the coding sequence ATGGAGCAAGTATTTTCCACTTTCGGACGGCATGTTGCGGTGGACACGTGGGGCGTCGATTTTTTGAAGCTTAACGATGTCCGCTATTTGGAGCAACAATTAGTGCAGGCAGCACAAGTTTGCGGGGCGACTGTTTTGTCGACGCAGTCGAAACAGTTTGAGCCCCAAGGTGTTACAGTTCTCGTCATGTTATCGGAGAGTCACCTCTCCATTCACACCTATCCGGAAAAGGGCTTTGCTGCTATTGACTGTTACACGTGCGGCACGTCGGTCGATCCGCAGGACGCAATTGACTATGTGCTCACAGCGCTGCAGCCAAGCGAGCGGTACAGTCACACGCTAATACGCGGTCAAGGTCCAATCGAGGTTATGGCAGTTGCTCCGACGGAGCGAGTAGCTGCGGAAGCATGA